Proteins encoded by one window of Cannabis sativa cultivar Pink pepper isolate KNU-18-1 chromosome 4, ASM2916894v1, whole genome shotgun sequence:
- the LOC115714513 gene encoding uncharacterized protein LOC115714513, whose protein sequence is MGSSSSNSTSSRSSISFHLLKSLVRGLAVVGLMWILLAGTTPEGTTGTTTTRTTTTTTSTTPHTKSNLAPTESAGKIKGNDHVVVVGKEKLAHPKLDLINYMSKRRVPNGPDPIHNRRAGKSGRPPGQA, encoded by the exons ATGGGTAGTAGTAGCAGTAATAGTACTAGCAGTAGAAGTAGTATTAGTTTTCACCTTTTAAAGAGTTTGGTTCGAGGGCTTGCAGTGGTGGGGCTTATGTGGATTTTGTTGGCTGGAACTACGCCGGAGGGGACAACAGGGACCACCACCACAcgcactactactactactacaagTACTACACCTCATACTAAATCAAACTTGGCACCAACGGAGTCCGCtggaaaaatcaaaggaaacgACCACGTGGTCGTTGTAGGAAAGGAGAAGCTTGCTCATCCAAAGTTGGATCTTATTAATTACATGAGCAAACGAAGAGTTCCTAATGGGCCAGATCCCATTCATAACAG gaGAGCTGGAAAGTCGGGAAGACCTCCTGGTCAAGCTTAG